Proteins from a single region of Haloterrigena alkaliphila:
- a CDS encoding class I adenylate-forming enzyme family protein: MNLDDVSFDAREGNVARLHDETARHHGDATAIEYHGTTLTHDDLREESARFAGGLADLGLEPGEVLLQYLPNCPPYLIGSLGAFKAGVAVSPVNPQYRRRELAYQLEDTGATAVLTHEALVPFLREALEDVDREPVVIVVESGDGEEAEGADAHAFADVRGEERFVERADDDVALLPYTSGTTGKPKGVQLTHRNFRAQMFSILSQPSDIADEDVRSLVWLPLYHITGFTHTAWQPLVRGGSVFLRSAANWDADAAMELIEREGITHYVGVTAMYVDMVNSENFGDYDLTSLESAGEGGAKMSVAVQEEFEDVAGVEMAEGYGLTETNGATHSQSNSTFGLRHGTIGQPTRLTDCKIVDDSGDEVPPGEEGELLVRGPQVMSGYHEMPEATERAFTEHGYFRTGDIARRDADNYYEIVDRKKHMINTAGYNVYPSELEELLSEHEAVAEGAVVGIPDERRNEVPKAFVVTAPGVEPGVDVTSEGIKEYFLDRVAAYKHPREVEFIDELPRTTSGKIQKYRLEERESDEPGE; the protein is encoded by the coding sequence ATGAACCTGGACGACGTCAGCTTCGACGCTAGAGAGGGGAATGTAGCGCGATTGCACGACGAGACCGCGCGCCACCACGGCGATGCGACGGCGATCGAGTACCACGGGACCACGCTGACCCACGACGACCTCCGAGAGGAGAGCGCCCGATTCGCCGGCGGCCTCGCGGACCTCGGGCTCGAGCCCGGCGAGGTACTGCTCCAGTACCTGCCGAACTGTCCGCCCTACCTGATCGGCTCGCTCGGCGCGTTCAAGGCCGGCGTCGCCGTTTCGCCGGTCAACCCGCAGTATCGACGCCGGGAACTCGCTTACCAACTCGAGGACACCGGCGCGACCGCCGTCCTCACCCACGAGGCGCTGGTCCCGTTCCTCCGGGAGGCCCTCGAGGACGTCGATCGGGAGCCGGTCGTGATCGTCGTCGAGAGCGGCGACGGAGAGGAAGCCGAGGGCGCGGACGCGCACGCCTTCGCCGACGTCCGCGGGGAGGAGCGCTTCGTCGAGCGGGCCGACGACGACGTCGCCCTGCTGCCGTACACGTCGGGGACGACGGGGAAACCGAAGGGTGTCCAGCTAACTCACCGGAACTTCCGCGCGCAGATGTTCTCGATACTCTCCCAGCCCAGCGACATCGCGGACGAGGACGTTCGGAGCCTCGTCTGGCTGCCGCTGTACCACATTACCGGGTTCACCCACACCGCGTGGCAGCCCCTGGTCCGTGGCGGCAGCGTCTTCCTCCGGAGCGCGGCCAACTGGGACGCCGACGCCGCGATGGAGCTGATCGAACGCGAGGGGATCACCCACTACGTCGGCGTCACCGCGATGTACGTCGACATGGTCAACAGCGAGAACTTCGGCGACTACGACCTGACGAGCCTCGAGTCGGCCGGCGAGGGCGGCGCGAAGATGTCCGTCGCGGTCCAGGAGGAGTTCGAGGACGTAGCGGGCGTCGAGATGGCCGAGGGGTACGGGCTCACCGAGACCAACGGCGCGACCCACTCCCAGTCGAACTCGACCTTCGGCCTCCGCCACGGGACGATCGGCCAGCCGACCCGCCTGACCGACTGCAAGATCGTCGACGACAGCGGCGACGAGGTCCCGCCGGGCGAGGAGGGCGAACTCCTCGTGCGCGGGCCGCAGGTGATGTCGGGCTACCACGAGATGCCCGAAGCGACCGAGCGAGCGTTCACCGAGCACGGCTACTTCCGAACGGGGGACATCGCGCGCCGGGACGCGGACAACTACTACGAGATCGTCGACCGGAAGAAGCACATGATCAACACCGCCGGCTACAACGTCTACCCCAGCGAACTCGAGGAACTCCTCTCGGAACACGAGGCCGTCGCCGAGGGCGCCGTCGTCGGGATTCCCGACGAGCGGCGCAACGAAGTACCGAAGGCGTTCGTCGTCACCGCGCCGGGCGTCGAACCGGGCGTCGATGTGACGAGCGAGGGGATCAAGGAGTACTTCCTCGACCGCGTCGCCGCCTACAAACACCCCCGCGAGGTCGAGTTCATCGACGAACTGCCCCGGACGACCAGCGGGAAGATCCAGAAGTACAGACTCGAGGAGCGCGAGTCCGATGAGCCCGGCGAGTGA
- a CDS encoding 4Fe-4S dicluster domain-containing protein: MTQEGPSGQVMGEGVMSTGEGMRIFPDVEACIDCGGCVVACKRTWDREIDNQRIDITTMAEGVAGPQGENADKTERLAAGENPGETSLPMQCYHCENAPCVSVCPTNALQKEDDGFVTVHDDLCVGCQYCLSGCPFGAPQFPDSDDGAARIVGTGGIMDKCTGCRERQEVQKGPACAEECATDAILVGGAGEIADELERRGSQPFFNQEAMKIIFGAEDAQFFEES; this comes from the coding sequence ATGACACAGGAAGGACCGTCCGGCCAGGTGATGGGCGAGGGCGTCATGAGCACCGGCGAGGGGATGCGAATCTTCCCCGACGTCGAGGCCTGTATCGACTGCGGCGGCTGCGTCGTCGCCTGTAAACGCACCTGGGACCGGGAGATCGACAACCAGCGCATCGACATCACGACCATGGCCGAGGGCGTCGCCGGTCCGCAAGGCGAGAACGCCGACAAGACCGAGCGACTGGCCGCGGGCGAGAACCCCGGCGAGACCAGCCTGCCGATGCAGTGTTACCACTGCGAGAACGCGCCCTGCGTCTCGGTCTGTCCGACGAACGCCCTCCAGAAGGAGGACGACGGCTTCGTGACGGTCCACGACGACCTCTGTGTCGGCTGTCAGTACTGCCTGTCTGGCTGTCCGTTCGGCGCGCCGCAGTTCCCGGACAGCGACGACGGCGCGGCCCGGATCGTCGGTACCGGAGGCATCATGGACAAGTGCACCGGCTGTCGCGAGCGCCAGGAGGTCCAGAAGGGTCCGGCCTGCGCCGAGGAGTGCGCGACCGACGCCATCCTCGTCGGCGGCGCCGGCGAGATCGCCGACGAACTCGAGCGACGCGGCAGCCAGCCGTTCTTCAACCAGGAGGCCATGAAGATCATCTTCGGGGCCGAGGACGCCCAATTCTTCGAGGAATCATGA
- a CDS encoding cytochrome b/b6 domain-containing protein — MTNLDHGKFSRATTMFHSLLALTVFVLFFTGYAIAFNTELWWLVELMGGNRGVLSIHRLAGFALIALTGFWVPYMLLRSSSRSNFRGVLPAVADVKAFVQDVKFALGRADERHPAARQFGGYKADEVPLISYIGKGVIWIFTVELLLLMISGLLIWRKTWLIDFYNSQTVVMAFVAFHGLLGVIMLMGVMFHTFEHGFHPAFYPVEMKAFLPKDRTPGFHGDSDDYETTGIERLRRKRSWRWTTNVMGVLVVVGIVSMMMASLESVGNPTAPPGVYVNSLRMLPYGGPPVHDLRRGGAPGRRGRPARRRLRHAGRHRRAGPPVRRAGRRRRRLHPGDGGRLPAVDRHTRPTAAALLRADCGDVIAGRLRTVGRPGSSGCRFLTDSRE; from the coding sequence GTGACGAACCTCGATCACGGCAAGTTCTCGCGGGCCACCACGATGTTCCACTCGCTGCTGGCGCTGACGGTGTTCGTCCTGTTCTTTACGGGGTACGCCATCGCCTTCAACACGGAGCTGTGGTGGCTCGTCGAGTTGATGGGCGGCAATCGTGGCGTGCTCTCGATCCACCGACTGGCCGGCTTCGCGCTGATCGCGCTGACCGGCTTCTGGGTACCGTACATGCTGCTTCGCTCGAGTAGCCGGTCCAACTTCCGCGGCGTCTTGCCGGCCGTCGCCGACGTAAAGGCGTTCGTGCAGGACGTCAAGTTCGCGCTGGGTCGGGCCGACGAGCGCCACCCCGCGGCCCGCCAGTTCGGGGGTTACAAGGCCGACGAGGTGCCGCTGATCTCCTACATCGGCAAGGGCGTCATCTGGATCTTCACCGTCGAGTTGCTCCTGCTGATGATTTCGGGGCTGCTCATCTGGCGCAAGACCTGGCTGATCGACTTCTATAACTCCCAGACGGTCGTGATGGCCTTCGTCGCCTTCCACGGCCTGCTCGGGGTCATCATGCTGATGGGCGTGATGTTCCACACCTTCGAGCACGGCTTCCACCCGGCGTTCTACCCCGTCGAAATGAAGGCGTTTCTGCCGAAGGATCGGACGCCGGGCTTCCACGGCGACTCCGACGACTACGAGACGACCGGGATCGAACGCCTCCGACGCAAGCGCTCGTGGCGGTGGACGACGAACGTGATGGGCGTGCTGGTCGTCGTCGGCATCGTCAGCATGATGATGGCCAGCCTCGAGTCGGTCGGAAATCCGACGGCTCCGCCGGGGGTTTACGTGAATTCGCTTCGTATGCTACCGTATGGCGGACCTCCTGTACACGATCTACGCCGTGGCGGTGCTCCTGGTCGCCGTGGGCGGCCTGCTCGGCGTCGTCTTCGCCACGCCGGACGTCACCGACGAGCGGGACCACCGGTACGACGCGCTGGCCGTCGTCGCCGCCGTCTTCATCCTGGCGATGGTGGGCGGCTTCCTGCTGTAGACCGCCACACCCGGCCGACTGCGGCGGCGTTATTACGGGCCGACTGCGGCGACGTTATTGCGGGCCGACTGCGGACAGTCGGTCGACCGGGTAGTTCGGGCTGTCGATTCCTGACGGACTCACGTGAATAA